Genomic segment of Syntrophorhabdaceae bacterium:
TATAGTTTTTGCCCTTCTTCGGCTTGAGATTTGCCTTGATGTTCTTCAGGGTCTTGTTGAACTCTGCCTTATCGACCTGCATGGCAAGCTTGACCATGGCGAAGAACTGCTTGTTCGTGATCGTTCCCGGATTTTTCCTCTTGATCTCATACATCTCCTGGAGGAGCATCTTGTTCTCGTTATGAAGTGCGATGGAATCGTTCAAGGTCTTGTCGTTGATAGATTTGCCTGACCAGTTGCTCATGGATGCTATGAGTCGCTCTATCTCCTCCTTTACCCAGTAACGGGCACTTGGCCTGTCTACCTGGCGCGGTGCGAGGTAGCTCTCGACGTACTTTCCGGGGAAACTTATCCTCCAGATGTCCGAAAGATGCTGAGTAGTATCGCAGACCTGGGGAAGGACAAAGCCGTCAAAAAGATCGCCTTCATAGCTCAGGGCGAGTTCGAGGTTGCTTCGTGCAAGCGAGCACGCGTTGTCAGGCAGACGACTGGGGGCCTTTTTTAATGGTTTATCTGTTCCGATCAGAGAAACAGGTAAAAAATCAAAGGCATAGATGACCTCTTCAGGTACATCCGCAATGGTGCTTCCTATGGCCTTTTTGCCTTTATCCTTTATCCATTTTCTTATGGATGGGTATGGATCCTTGGCATATTCCGGAATCTGTTTAAGATTTAGGTTCTCCCACATAAATCCTCCAGTGTATATATGAAAAATTTCACATATTATAATAAGCAGGGTTTCTGTTTGTCAAGGTAAAGAAAAGGAGCAGCCAAGCCCCTCGTCTGGTACCTGTGAAAACCGGAGACTTGTTGCTCGATACCGGATGAGAAAGGCAGCTCATGACTCATGATAAAAAATCAGGTTGAGGTTAAGGAGAATCAGAATTTGCTTAACCTTAGCCTCAACCTTAACCTGCTTTTTGTCTGTCGACGACCGCCTTTATGCTGANNNNNNNNNNNNNNNNNNNNNNNNNNNNNNNNNNNNNNNNNNNNNNNNNNNNNNNNNNNNNNNNNNNNNNNNNNNNNNNNNNNNNNNNNNNNNNNNNNNNTATTTAACTTGAAATTGTTTGGCATATCGGATAATTTTCTATGCTACAATATTAAGGATAGGGATAATGATGTTTCATATAAAGGAAGGGGATTCGATAATTCTGGCGAGCGAGTCAACGCGGAGGGTGGACATCCTGCGGACACTGGGCGTGTCTTTTGCCATCATACCGCCCGATATCGATGAGTCGAGAAAAAAGGATGAGCCTCCGAAGGAATATGTCCTGAGGGTTTCCCATGAAAAGGCACATAAGGTAGGGAGTCATTTCCCGGACAAGTGGGTCATTGCGGCCGATACCGTTGTTGTTTACAAGAACAAGATACTCGGTAAGCCAATGAACGAGAAAGAGGCCTTCAATATGCTGAAAACCCTGAGTGGAAAATGGCATAAGGTCATAACGGGTTTTTGCGTCCTCAACCTTTCGAAAAATATTACCTACCGCGACGCAGTGGAGACGAAGGTATTTGTAAGAGACCTCTATGACGAGGAGATTAAACGATATATCAAGACATCGGAGCCGCTTGATAAGGCCGGTTCGTATGCGGTGCAGGGCAGGGGCGGGTACATGGTGAAAGAGATAAAAGGCTCGTACACAAACGTTGTGGGTCTCCCGATCTGCGAGATCGCCGAAGCCCTCCTCTCTCTGGGCATCCTCTCATGACCTTAATGCAGTTCGGAGTTGAAGGTTCTGGGTTTATAGAATAGAAATTGAACATTGTACGAAGATAATCTCTTCGCTGAGTTGACCGGTTGATTATGAGCAGCATTAAAGAGTCTCTTTACGCAGTGAAAGAACGCATAACAGATGCCTGTCGCCGCGCCGGACGGTCATCTGAAGAAGTACGATTAATAGGGGTTACGAAAAGGGTTGGTACAGAGAAGATTGAAGCTGCCATTGAATGTGGTCTCCGTGATTTTGGTGAAAATTATATCCAGGAGGCACAAAAAAAGATCGAAGAGATCGCCGGGGATGTATCCTGGCATATGATCGGGCATATTCAGTCCAATAAGATGAAATATATCCCGAAACTTTTTGACTGCGTACATTCGATCGACAGGTGGGATATCCTTGAGGGACTTGAACGATATGGAAAACCGATAGACGTGCTCTTCGAGGTTAATGTTGCCGGAGAGGACTCAAAGCACGGCACAGGGGTGGATGGCGTGCGGAGGATGCTTGAGAAAACGAAGACATTAACGTATGTGAAACCTATCGGGTTGATGACCATGGCGCCCTTTGTTGATAACCCCGAAGAGATACGGTGGGTCTTTGCACGGTTACGGGAGACCCTGAAGAAGATGAATGACGAATTCGGACTGACGATGAGAGAGCTTTCGATGGGGATGTCTTCGGATTTTGAGGTGGCTATTGAAGAAGGTGCAACGATGGTGCGTATAGGCACCGCAATATTCGGTGAGCGACTATGAAACCATGGGGCGGCAGGTTTAAAGGGAAGACAGACCCTCTCCTTGAGAGGTTCAGCGCGTCCATCGATTTTGACTGGGCGCTCTACCGGTATGATATCGAGGGGAGCAAGGCTCATGCGGAGATGCTCCGGAAGATCGGCGTCCTGAGCAAAAAAGAGGTGAAAGATATTGTGACTGCCCTTGGTGAGATACAGAAAGAGATAGAGATGGGCATATTCACATTCTCCGATGGCCTCGAAGATATCCATATGCACATAGAGGCGCGTCTTATAGAGAAGACGGGCGATGCGGGGAAAAAACTCCATACGGGCCGGAGCAGGAACGATCAGGTCTCGCTTGACATGAGGATGTACCTGAAGGACCGGTTGAAGGACATTGAGGGAAACCTCGTGGCGCTCCTTAAGAACCTTGTTCAAAAGGCAGAAAAAGAGAAAACGGCGATCATGCCGGGTTATACCCACATGCAGAGGGCGCAGGTAGTGACCTTCTCGCATTATCTCATGGCATATTACTATATGTTCAAGAGGGACCGGGAACGGATGCAAAACATTCTGCAAGGGATTAATGTCATGCCATTGGGGAGCGGCGCCCTTGCAGGTTCCACGATGCCTCTCGACAGGGAGTTTGTCAGGAAGAAGCTCGGCTTTGCAAGGGTTTCGGAGAACAGCATGGACTCTGTCTCCGACAGGGATTTTGTCGTTGATGCGATCTACGGGGTCGCCATGATCATGATGCACCTGAGCAGGTTATCGGAGGACCTTATCATCTTCTCGTCCAATGAGGTTGCATTTGTAGTGTTACCGGACGCGCTCTGTACGGGAAGCAGTTTGATGCCGCACAAGAAAAACCCCGATGCACTGGAGCTGATCCGCGGCAAAACCTCCCGGGTTATCGGCGACCTGTTCAGCATCTTTGCGATTCTGAAGGGTTTACCGATGACGTATAACAGGGACCTCCAGGAGGATAAAGAGCCCTTGTTCCATGCAACGGAGACAGCGAAAGATGCCCTCGCTGTAATGGTACTCTGTATAGCCGGGGTGAAGATCGACAGGAAGCGGATGGAGCGCGCGGTGAGCGAAAGCTTCATGCCTGCCGTTGAGATGGCAGAGTATCTGACGCTCAGGGGTGTCCCGTTCAGAGAGGCACACGGCGTTGTGGGGAGGCTTGTGAGGGATTGCGAGGAGAAGGGGAAGACATTCAAAAACCTGACGGTCGGCATGCTGAAAAGGTACTCGCCGCTCTTTGAAAAGGATGTTTTTGCCTGTATCGACCCGCAGACCATTCTGACAAACAGGAAAACAGAGGGGGCAGCTTCTTTTAAGGAAGTAGAGAGACAGATCAATGCTGAAAAAATATATTGTAATCGTTAGTGTCATCCTGCTGGTCGTTATCTCCGCATGCGGTAAGAAAGGTGACCCAATGCCCAGGGAACTGCCTGTGCCTAAAGGGATCAACGACCTCTCGGGGGCAGTGAAAGATGGGGTCCTTTTTCTCTCTTTCTCAAACCCGGTGCTCAACACGGATACTGCGGAAGCGAAAGATCTCGGTGGCTTCAGGGTATTGAAAACCTGCGGCTCCTGCATTGCGGGAACATTCGAACCTTTCAAAGATATACGCCTTGATGAGAACAAAGGGTATGCCCTGTACAACAACAGGATCTATATATATGACGAGGATCTTACGAACGGATTGCAGTATTCCTATAAGGTGCATCCATATACAAAACGGGGTACCCTCGGGGACGCATCGAATGTCTTCACGATCAAATGGGAAACACCACCTGACTTGCCGAGGAACGTCTCCGCGAAAGAAGATGACGGGAGGGTAGAGTTCTCCTGGTCAAGGGAGAAAGGCTTTCTCTATAATGTATATCGCTACGAAAACGGCGCATACCCTCTTTTCCCCCTGAACAAAAATCCCCTTGCAGTTTCTCTCTATGCTGATTCGGGACTGGAGAACGGGAAAAGGTACCTCTATGAAGTACGGAAGGTCAGGGTACAAGGCGGAGTGCAGTGGGAGGGTGAGGGGGTCAAGCTGGATGTTGTGCCAAAGGACAAAACACCACCTGCAGTGCCCCTTGACATGAAGGCAGAACGAAAAGGCAACACGGTTGTGATAACCTGGAAGGAGTCTCCCGACAAGGACCT
This window contains:
- a CDS encoding 2-hydroxyacyl-CoA dehydratase family protein; amino-acid sequence: MWENLNLKQIPEYAKDPYPSIRKWIKDKGKKAIGSTIADVPEEVIYAFDFLPVSLIGTDKPLKKAPSRLPDNACSLARSNLELALSYEGDLFDGFVLPQVCDTTQHLSDIWRISFPGKYVESYLAPRQVDRPSARYWVKEEIERLIASMSNWSGKSINDKTLNDSIALHNENKMLLQEMYEIKRKNPGTITNKQFFAMVKLAMQVDKAEFNKTLKNIKANLKPKKGKNYTDVILVGITCDPPEVFDLFDEIKLNIVGDSLVTGSRYLRGIVTQNGSPVEALAERHMKSGFFSPIHDNVYKHFEEVKALYKATNAEAIIYVHIEFCESQEYDLPDLKKMIRQEGIPMHVLDTEYQTVSLSHLRTRLQAFFESLKGGSL
- a CDS encoding Maf family protein, giving the protein MMFHIKEGDSIILASESTRRVDILRTLGVSFAIIPPDIDESRKKDEPPKEYVLRVSHEKAHKVGSHFPDKWVIAADTVVVYKNKILGKPMNEKEAFNMLKTLSGKWHKVITGFCVLNLSKNITYRDAVETKVFVRDLYDEEIKRYIKTSEPLDKAGSYAVQGRGGYMVKEIKGSYTNVVGLPICEIAEALLSLGILS
- a CDS encoding YggS family pyridoxal phosphate-dependent enzyme, encoding MSSIKESLYAVKERITDACRRAGRSSEEVRLIGVTKRVGTEKIEAAIECGLRDFGENYIQEAQKKIEEIAGDVSWHMIGHIQSNKMKYIPKLFDCVHSIDRWDILEGLERYGKPIDVLFEVNVAGEDSKHGTGVDGVRRMLEKTKTLTYVKPIGLMTMAPFVDNPEEIRWVFARLRETLKKMNDEFGLTMRELSMGMSSDFEVAIEEGATMVRIGTAIFGERL
- the argH gene encoding argininosuccinate lyase yields the protein MKPWGGRFKGKTDPLLERFSASIDFDWALYRYDIEGSKAHAEMLRKIGVLSKKEVKDIVTALGEIQKEIEMGIFTFSDGLEDIHMHIEARLIEKTGDAGKKLHTGRSRNDQVSLDMRMYLKDRLKDIEGNLVALLKNLVQKAEKEKTAIMPGYTHMQRAQVVTFSHYLMAYYYMFKRDRERMQNILQGINVMPLGSGALAGSTMPLDREFVRKKLGFARVSENSMDSVSDRDFVVDAIYGVAMIMMHLSRLSEDLIIFSSNEVAFVVLPDALCTGSSLMPHKKNPDALELIRGKTSRVIGDLFSIFAILKGLPMTYNRDLQEDKEPLFHATETAKDALAVMVLCIAGVKIDRKRMERAVSESFMPAVEMAEYLTLRGVPFREAHGVVGRLVRDCEEKGKTFKNLTVGMLKRYSPLFEKDVFACIDPQTILTNRKTEGAASFKEVERQINAEKIYCNR